From the genome of Chelonoidis abingdonii isolate Lonesome George chromosome 13, CheloAbing_2.0, whole genome shotgun sequence:
CTGCAGTGCTGGTGACAGCCGCTCGACTGGTGGGGTTGTGCTTCACAGGGCAATAGTGATGGCAGAACCACTCAGAGTGGGGCCATGCTGAGACCTCCCAGCCTTGTCAGATACTAGGGTCCCAAGAGGGCCACCTTCTGAACTGCTTTCCgagcccaggggtggggagagggcattcagcctggcacagcagcagcagcttgctgtAAACTGCCTGAGCTAAGCGATGTCTTTAGGAAGTGAGCTGGGCTCCACTAGGGGCTGTGTAACTACCTCCCCCCTCCAGGCCCACCCCACAGAACATGCCTGGCCAGGAAGGGAGTTACTGCATGGGGGGTGCCCagacagctggagggagggggagaggaagggggcaggagggctgaggAATTCCTCTAGTACTAATGTTGGGAGATGTCGGCCAGGCAAGGATGCAGATAAAAACAACTTCCCACAGTCAAGCCTCCCTCAGCAagtgctgccccaccccacccttcctgcCTGGAAGGAGCTGCCAGGGCacctggcagggagcagagaataTTTCATGACTCCAGCTGTAAATGCACCTTGGTCTCTGAGGCTCAGGGCCAAGGTTGTACCCCTCCTAGCTCAGCAGGGCAAGGCCTGGCAGGAAGCAGCTGTGCCCCCTGAGCCATGggacctgccccagccctgttaTGGGGAAGAGAGCCAGTCAGCTCTTTAATATGGACAATATCTTGGAGTTCCACAATCCCAGAAGCTGTTAGCAACCAAGTGCTAGGGGCTCAGCTGCAAACTAACCCCACTTACTTGACAagcaagaggagggggaagggtcaCCTGCCTAGCAGCACGGCTGTGGGGAAGGCCTGCAAGCCCGCTGGCACTGAGTCGCCATGGGCATGGGGCACAAAGCAGGGACCAACAATGcatgctcctcctccagcctctgAACGTCCTCCACCTTCTCCTTGCAACCTGTCCACAGCTGCTCCTCGATACCCGGGGGAAGGGGTGAACTAGGCTTGCCCTCCACTGGCCCAAATGCAGCCACTCAGCTCTGTCCTCCCTAGCAACAGAGCCCCAGGGACCACACCAACCACGGCAGCCAATAGAGCAGCACGGGCTGACTGAGgacagagctgggaggaagagtAAGCTGACTTCATGGGCCCAACACACAGTAGAGAAAGGCAGCCTGAGgcgaggctacaggaaaggggcaGGAATCCAGTACAACACGCTCTAGGCATCTGCAATGGAGTTCAAGCTTGGGCAGCTTCAGAGCCAGCCCCAAAGCCGCCCAGCTCTTCCAAGGGCAGAACACAGATCAGAGGAGGAAATCAACACAAAATCTTCAAATTAAATTTGCTTGAGGACCTCAGGACACCAGCCAATGAGCAGGCAGAACGTGCCTTAGGATTTCTTAGCATCCTGTGTGTTTCTCCTCTTCAGATCACTCAAGTCAACAGGTTTAAATGctgtgaggaggaagagaggagaactCAGCATGGGGGCTGGGCTCAGCACTGCCAGCATCACCCTACCCGCCCCCAAGACTCAATTCAGGGGCTGCGCTCAGCACTGCATCACCCCTCCACGTTGCCAGCACCCACcacacccaacacacacactgcaggagTCCAGGCTCAAAAGCCACAGGTCTCCTCTGCCCCTCATCATGAAATGCTGTTTGTCCCACTGGCTTGAAGGCTCCCAACCTGGTCACCCCCATTCACCCTTCTGTAGTTGGATGGAGTGGTTAGAGCTGGACATTCAGTTAGGACAGGTCACTGGTGTCCTGAAGGGGCTCCTCCCCTCTCAGCAGCCAGTGCTCTGCTCCACTTACTTGAGCACTGTTGGCACTTGTTCCCCTGGATGGGCCAAAGACCTCACAGGCAAACTCACCCTTTAGGCTGGGGTTTGGTATCTTCTCCACATACTCTTCCACCAGGCCCCTCTCACTGCCCGACATCTGGTTGCGAAGGTCTCGCTCCACacactgccaggctggggaaggagcacagcgagagagggaggggagggtgctGTGCCTGCTACAGGACATGCCTAGGTCTCCCTCCAGCTGCTCCCACGCTCTCATCCCAGCCCTCAAGAACCCCGttcccctgcacacaccagggaacttcacagtttcatagagtttaaggccagaagagaccattagatcatctagtctgagctcctgtatgtcacaggccatgAAACTGAATCCAAACAATGGCACTGGTCCATTACTcaatggaaatggcagaattatcaaAAAAGATGCAGAAATCGAAGAATAATATTTCTGTTGCATAGCTGGGAAAAAGCCACATGATGCAGTCATATCAGATGATGATGATCATGAAGAAACACTTTCTGTTCCAACTGTAATTCAAATGTACGTTAAACAAAAGCTACTTAAattggacatttttaaatcagcaggtccagacaacttgcatccaagagtttgaaAAGAGCTGTCTACAGaacttgctggaccattaatgttgattttcaataaatcacGGAACACTGGGGAAAATCCACTAGAAATGACCTCACTCATCGGTATTACCCATTAAtaactgctttgagatctgtcagtgagacagtttttaatccactGAACGTGTATGTCCTGTTAGTTCTATATAATGCAAGTTTTGAATCAAAATTGTATGTGGTACAATTGCTTTGGAGAAATCTAAGTTTACTATATCAACACAGctgcctttatcaaccaaacctctAATCCTGTCAAAAGACaacaggtttgtttgacaagaatTGCCTTCGCATTCATTATACTTTTAGCCTCTAATTCTTTGTTGATTGAGTCCTGAACTGAGTCCTGACTGAGTCCATTATTTTActcaggatcaatgtcaggctccCAGTCTAAATCTTCCTGGGTCAtcccttttctcctttttaaatacTGGAATTACATTTGCAGTCCTCCTGTCCTTTGGAATTTCCCAGTTTTCCAAAATTTGTTAAACATTAATATTAGTGGTTCAGCAAGATCCTCAGCAGTTCCTTTAAGACCTTTGAGTGTAAGTTATCTGGGAGTGCTGAtatgaaaacatttaaattttaGCAGATGCTGCCTCACACTCTCCTATCTTGTTACAGATAGTAAACTTTCTATTCCATCCACATTGTACAAGTTGGacacataagaacagtcatattaggtcagaccaatggtccagctagcccagcatcctgtcttccagctgtggctggtgccagatgcttcagagggaatgaacagaacagggaaatttatcgagtgatccatccctgtcatccagtctcagcttctggcagtcagaggtttaaggacacccagagcatggggctgcaccctgaccatcttggctaatagccattgatggatctatcctccattaacttatctaattcttttttgaacccagttatacttttggccttcacaacttcctctggcaaagagttccccaggttgactgcagtacagaaatcatagaatcacagaactagaagagacctcgagaggtcatctagtccagtcccctgcacacaaGGCACTATGCAcaatgtgaagaagtacttccttatgtttgttttaaacctgctgcctattaatttaattgggtgactcctggttcctgtgttatgtggATAGGTATATCACACTTCCTTAatcactttctcctcaccattcatgattttagagatctctaccatatccccctttagtcatcacttttctaagatgaactgcagcctttttaatctctcctcatatggaagctcttccatacccctaattatttttgttgaccttttctgtttccaattctaaaatattattttgagcTGGGAGCAACCAGAACCCCACACAGTGTTCAGGTGGGTgggtgccatggatttatatagtcgcattgtgatattttccgttgtattagctatccctttgctaatggctcctaacactgttagcttttttgactgttgctgcacattgagtagatgtttttagaactgtccacaatgacagctaattcagactccataATCTTgaatgtgtagttgggattatgttttccaatatgcattactttggatttatcaacactgaagttcatctgccattttgttgcccagtcacccagttttgtgagatctgtttgtaactcttcgcagtcagttttggatttaactagcttgagtaattttgtattgtctgtaaactttgccacctcaatACTCACCCcgttttccagaccatttatgaatacgttgaacagcactggtcccagtgcagACCCCTAGGagcactgctatttacctctctccattctgaaaactgaccatttattcctactctttcttTGCTATCTTTtgaccagttactaatccatgagaggacctcccCTCTGATTCTAtaactgcttagtttgcttaagagcctttgatgagggattttctcacaggctttctgaaagtccaagtatatccactggatcacccttgtccacatgtttcttgACACCCTCAAAGACTTCTAATAGACTGGTGAAGCATGATGTCCCTTTACAAAAGTTGCATCAATTCTTTCACagcaaattgtgttcatctatgtgtttgataattctgttctttattatagtttcaaccaatttgcctggtactgaaattaattgccaggattgcctctggagccttttttttaaaaatggcattatattagctatcttccagtcatctggtacagaagcagatttaaattataggttatataccacagttagtagttctgaaatttcacatttgagttccttcagaactcttggatgatgCCATCTGCTcttggtgatttattactgtttagtttatcaatttgttccaaaacttcctctaatgactgtcagtctgggacagttcctcagatctgccaCCTAAAAAGAACAGTTCAGGCATGgcaatctccctcacatcctctgtagtgaaaaatgatgcaaagaattaatttagcttttcTGTTATGGCCTTTTCTTCCTCATTATattcctttagcacctcaatcatccagtggccccactgattgtttggcaggcttcttgcttctgatgtattttaaaaaaatgttgcctttgttaatttgctcttcaaattttttGTGCCCAGTTATACTCTTACACTTGATCTGCCAGAGTTTATCTTCCTTTCTATATTCCTCACTAGGAGAGGAATTCCAATTTGtgaaaggatgcctttttgtctctaaccaaCTCTTATACTCTGTTGTTTAGTCATGGTggatttttttggtcctcttactggtttatttttttaaatttgtgggTATACATTTTGTTTAAGTCTCTACTATGGTGTTTTTAACTACTGTCCCTATAATTTGCAGGcatttgtgactgttccttttaacttTCATTTAACTATCTTACTCATTTTTGTGGAGTTCcccttttttaagttaaatgtggtggattttccctcttacaaggatgttaaatttaattacattatggtcaccattaccaagcagttcagcctTAATCACCTATTGGATCTGATCTGGTGCAccatttaggattaaatcaaTAATTGCTTCTCCCtttgtgagttccaggactagttgctccaagaatcagtcattaatggtgtctagaaattttatctctgcatctcatcctgaggtgacatatatCCAGTCAATACGGCTATAGCTGAATTCCCCATTCTTATTGGGTTTTGTGTTCTTgtagcttctctaatctcccaTAACATTTCACAGTCACGGTCACCATCCTGgccaggtggttggtagtatattcctactgctataatcttattattcaagcatggaatttctacccACAGAAATTCTATAGTACAGTTTGATtgattttaagatttttactatatttgactatACTATACATCCTCCTGTTTCATTCCAAATACTGtacataaatatttaacatttctgCATCTCTGCTTACAATTTTATCATCCATCATGGGGTACTTCTTGTTctgaatatgttttaaaaatgccttcTCTTTAACTCTATCGCCCATTGATATTTCATTGATTCCTTTGGCTTCTCTTACCAATCACCcacattttttaacttttaacttaTATAAATTGTCATTTACTTCCattctttatatataaattttgttttattgcttCTTCCCCAACTCCTTTTAACCCATCCGGCTTCTTGCCCAGCATAACTTTTTTCATGTCTGTGGAATCATGGCTTTATGGGCATCCAAAGGGATATCCTTGAACCAAGTCCCAGTTTCCACTGACACTTCATACTTTAAATTTAATGTTCCCAGACAGTTACGGCAACAATTGCTTTTAGCTTTGGAAAATGAAcccttttaaaattctaaatataCATTAGTGTTTGGTGCCatgttctgtttgcacagcatAAACGTACAGAAATCATGATCATTGGTACTCTAGGCTACTGGCAATTTTTACGTCACCAAGTAACAATTATTTGTCCATCAGAATGAGGTCCAACCCCACCTTCCAGTCCCCATTTCCTTATCGCCCTGCTCCCAAGTCTAATGTGTCTCCCTCCAACTTAACAGTGGGATCACACACATGAAAGTGCCTTCGCTGTGGGCTTGGTAAAGAGGAAAGACTGCACTAGGAGGATGGGAACAGCAGATACCTGCAAGAGCACAGGAGAACTGGCTCATGTCTGGCTGGGTGCTGAGTACCTCATGCACAGTTACCCAGGCTCCTGCTTAAAATGGCACGTATGCACCTGCAGGCTGGCACCTCCCCCCAGCCGGACTGCACTCCACTCTGGAGGCCACTCGCCAGCAGCTCCCTATGGGTGGCAGCTCACAGGAAAGACAGACACAGCATAGTTACGTTCAAAGGGTTTCTTTGCAAACCTCAGGGATCGAAGcttcattttactttttaattgaAGGACTAAATTCTCCAGAAATGGCCAGGGCCAAAGGCACACCAGAGACAAATACCACGCACCTGAAAATTCTATTTTGCCAGGCCTTGCCTGCCCTCCATAGCACCACGCGACCCCAGGGAACTCAGCAACACAAAGACTGTCTGTTTCCTGTGCACTCACAGCACTCTGAGCAGCAATGGCTTCATTCAGTCGGAGGGCGTTGGTCTTGGGCAGTGGGATGTTGTTGGAAAGACCTTTCCAGACACTGGCAGGGGATGAGAAGCCCTTAGAAGAGTCTCCTAAGGGTTGTTCCAGCCTCAGACAGGCTATGGAAGGGCCTTCCACACACACTGGGTCCTCTTAACTTGGTCAGTTCGAAATCAGTTTGATTCCTCTCTCCTTGTCTCAGCGTACCAGGCTCAGGAGACATGAGACAGCACAACAGCTGCTGAGACAGGGACTGTCCCACAAGGGAATTTTACCTGGGCCTGATTTGATTTGCTTCATGTGCGCAGTAAGGCCTCACTCTTCTGGCTGAGACTGAGATGTGGCTTTGCTCATTCACAGGCTCTAAACAGACATCTGCCACACAGCAGACGCCACCACCCAGTGCCTGCTCTGGGCTCATTCCAGTGTCGTATTTCTGCCATAGCAATTGGTGGGTAACAGAGTCCCACAGCAACAGAGACTCGCATTGCAAGGCATATTAAGTAGTCGCATCCCTCTTCTCATCATCACCCCACAGGGAATGGAAACTAATGGGCCCTAGGCTATCAACGGGGAGAGGAGAGCTCAGGAGCACACGATGGGATGAGCAAAGCTCCACACGTCCTCAGCTCGGGAAGGGAGCAGCAGCCACACTGTTCTCTGACTCCTCCTTGCCCACTGCTCTGATGAGGCACTGTGGCAGGAAGCCTCTTGTGTAATTCCAAGGCTGAAAGGCAAGTGGGACCAGAGAGGAAGGGAGCTTGGGGAGAAAACATGGCCTGCGGGAGTTGCAGATCCCAGATCACTCCAGCCCCGCCCAGGAGATGCCCACTCACCCACCTTCATAAATGAAGCGCACATTCTCCTCATGAGCAGGGGTGAAAATCTCACTGCTGTTGCTTGGGGAGCGAGGGCTGCTGTTCCTCTTGCCATTGTAAACGACCCTGGAGACAGGGGAGCTGAAACCAAAGAACAAGTCCTGATGAGAGCCCATGGGCAGATGGGGAGAAGTGAAAAGCTCTGGAATGAACCTCAGAGAGGGAGTGCAGGAAATCCTGCAGCAAAGGCCCTGGCGCAAACAGCCATGCAAGCTGGCACCTCCCCAACCCTTAAACCAAAAGCATGGCCCAAGCTCAGGAAAAGTAAAGCCATTACTGTTCATGCCCTGCCTAGATCCATGGCATTCCCCCCAAAAGGActccatgcccccacccccggccctgcCCTCATCCACAGGCTCTCTACTTTGTGTGAAAGTGTCTCACCTGGTCATGGCTGCCTCCACACTCAGACCTC
Proteins encoded in this window:
- the MCRIP1 gene encoding mapk-regulated corepressor-interacting protein 1, which produces MTSSPVSRVVYNGKRNSSPRSPSNSSEIFTPAHEENVRFIYEAWQCVERDLRNQMSGSERGLVEEYVEKIPNPSLKAFKPVDLSDLKRRNTQDAKKS